One Anser cygnoides isolate HZ-2024a breed goose chromosome 4, Taihu_goose_T2T_genome, whole genome shotgun sequence genomic region harbors:
- the WFS1 gene encoding wolframin, with protein sequence MNSDPDPQSSPPQPQQHLGRSQLNAAAVDHSENNRRSGPPSGDAATFPSGSDYSRSREKAEKNEAMKEEPEVLFEELLERAKAGEPKAQTEVGKHFLRLAEEEDEELNNCSAVDWFILAAKQGRREAVKLLRRCLADRRGITSENEQEVKKLSSETDLERAVRKAALVMYWKLNPKKKKQLAVSELLENVGQVDNEGGEKQPGPVPKSVQKQRRMLERLVSSESKKFIALDDFVEITKKYAKGIIPSNLIMQEEEDDELAGKTPEELPLRLKVVKYPLHAIMEIKEYLIDMASKAGMHWLSTIIPTHHINALIFFFIISNLTIDFFAFIIPLVIFYLSFISMVICTLKVFQDSKAWENFRTLTDLLLRFEPNLDVEQAEVNFGWNHLEPYIYFLLSVFFVIFSFPIASKDCIPCSELATISVFFTVTSYMSLSTCAEPYTRRALMTEIATGCLSLLQVLPGNFGFLKFLGKTFFTVPVGHFFVINVSIPCLLFLYLFYLFFRMAQLRNFKGTYCYLVPYLVCFMWCELSVVILQESSGIGLIRASIGYFLFLFALPVLGVGIALMCLVHFIKWFVSLELVKIVVTLVLCAVPLLFRWWTKVNFSVVEMVKSLTRSSIVKLILVWITAVVLFCWFYVYRSEGMKVYNSTLTWNQYAFLCGPRSWKETNMARTQILCSHLEGHRVTWTGRFKYVRVTEIDNSAESAINMLPLFIGDWMRCLYGETYPLCDPKNVTLEEEELCRLKYLTKHNCHMKMFDRYKFEITVGMPFSSKNGTKSVEEDDITKDIVLKASNEFKKVLLNLRQGSIIEFSTILEGRLGSKWPVFELKAITCLNCMSKLLPAGRHVKIEHDWRSTVHKAIKFAFDFFFFPFLSAA encoded by the exons ATGAATTCAGATCCTGATCCCCAGTCAAGTCCTCCTCAGCCACAGCAACATCTTGGAAGGTCCCAGCTGAACGCTGCTGCTGTGGACCACAGTGAGAACAATCGGAGGTCAGGACCACCCTCAGGAGATGCTGCAACTTTTCCTTCGGGTTCTGACTACTCCCGTAGCAgggagaaagctgaaaaaaatg AGGCCATGAAGGAAGAACCTGAAGTGCTCTTTGAGGAGCTGCTCGAGAGGGCTAAAGCAGGAGAACCAAAAGCACAAACAGAG GTGGGAAAACACTTCTTGAGATTAGCggaagaggaggatgaagaaCTTAACAATTGTAGTGCGGTTGACTGGTTCATCCTTGCTGCTAAGCAGGGTCGAAGAGAGGCCGTCAAATTGTTACGTAGGTGCTTAGCAGACAGAAGAG gCATCACTTCTGAGAATGAGCAAGAAGtgaaaaaattatcttcagAGACTGACTTGGAGAGAGCTGTGAGAAAAGCTGCCTTAGTCATGTATTGGAAATTAAATccaaaaaagaagaagcaaTTAGCAGTTTCTGAACTACTGGAAAATGTTGGGCAAGTTGACAACGAAG GTGGTGAGAAGCAACCCGGCCCAGTCCCAAAGTcagtgcagaagcagaggaggaTGCTGGAGCGATTAGTGAGCAGTGAAT CTAAAAAATTTATTGCTTTGGATGACTTTGTGGAGATTACCAAGAAATATGCAAAGGGAATCATCCCATCTAACCTGATTAtgcaggaagaggaagatgatgaACTGGCAGGGAAGACTCCTGAAGAGTTACCCCTGCGACTGAAG GTTGTAAAATACCCACTTCATGCCATTATGGAAATTAAAGAATATCTGATAGATATGGCATCAAAGGCAGGAATGCACTGGTTGTCTACCATTATTCCAACACACCATATCAATGCTctcatcttcttcttcatcaTCAGTAATCTGACAATTGATTTTTTTGCCTTCATTATTCCATTAGTCATATTCTATTTGTCCTTCATTTCTATGGTTATTTGCACACTGAAAGTTTTTCAGGACAGTAAGGCCTGGGAAAACTTCCGCACTTTGACTGACTTACTCCTTCGTTTTGAACCAAACCTAGATGTTGAGCAAGCTGAAGTGAACTTTGGATGGAATCACTTAGAgccatacatttattttttactctctgtattctttgtaattttttccttccctataGCAAGCAAAGACTGTATACCATGCTCAGAGTTAGCTACCATCTCCGTTTTCTTCACAGTGACAAGTTACATGAGTTTAAGCACATGTGCAGAACCTTACACACGAAGAGCATTAATGACCGAGATAGCAACTGGTTGCTTATCCCTATTGCAGGTATTACCTGGAAATTTTGGCTTCTTGAAATTCTTAGGTAAAACTTTCTTCACTGTTCCTGTAGGCCATTTCTTTGTGATAAATGTAAGTATCCCATGCCTTTTGTTCTTGTATTTGTTCTATCTTTTCTTTAGAATGGCACAACTACGGAATTTTAAAGGCACCTACTGTTACCTGGTCCCATATCTAGTCTGCTTTATGTGGTGTGAACTCTCTGTGGTCATTCTGCAGGAGTCCTCTGGCATTGGGCTCATTCGTGCATCAAttggttattttctgtttctctttgcaCTCCCAGTGCTAGGCGTAGGCATTGCACTGATGTGTCTTGTTCATTTCATTAAGTGGTTTGTGTCTCTGGAGCTCGTGAAAATCGTAGTGACTCTAGTTTTGTGTGCTGTTCCTCTGCTCTTCCGATGGTGGACGAAAGTCAACTTCTCTGTAGTTGAAATGGTTAAATCCCTTACTCGAAGCTCGATTGTGAAACTCATTTTGGTGTGGATTACAGCTGtagtgttgttttgttggttCTATGTGTATCGATCAGAGGGAATGAAAGTTTACAACTCCACATTGACATGGAATCAGTATGCTTTCCTCTGTGGACCCCGATCGTGGAAGGAGACTAACATGGCACGTACTCAGATTTTATGTAGTCACCTGGAAGGACACAGAGTGACGTGGACTGGGCGGTTCAAGTATGTGCGTGTTACAGAAATTGACAATAGTGCAGAGTCTGCAATAAATATGCTTCCACTTTTTATCGGTGATTGGATGAGATGCTTGTATGGTGAAACGTACCCTCTCTGTGACCCCAAAAATGTCACTTTGGAGGAGGAAGAATTGTGTCGTCTCAAGTATTTGACAAAGCATAACTGCCACATGAAAATGTTTGATCGGTACAAATTTGAAATAACTGTGGGTATGCCTTTCAGCAGCAAAAACGGAACCAAGTCAGTAGAGGAAGATGACATAACCAAAGATATTGTGCTGAAGGCAAGCAATGAGTTTAAGAAAGTGTTGTTGAATTTGAGGCAGGGAAGTATAATTGAATTCAGCACAATTCTGGAAGGTCGTCTTGGCAGTAAATGGCCTGTCTTTGAACTGAAAGCAATCACTTGCTTGAATTGCATGTCTAAACTCCTACCTGCAGGGAGGCATGTGAAAATAGAGCATGACTGGAGGAGCACAGTGCATAAAGCCATTaaatttgcttttgattttttcttcttcccattccTGTCAGCTGCATAA